The window CTCATATAACCTAATGTTTGTGGAATTTCTGGACGGTTTTCGCCGATGCTTAGATTCCCATACAATAGAGGAGAGTCTCGATACAAAGTAGAATCGAAAAAAATGGAGGAATCATTCATTTCCGATTTGGAATAAAAAAAACCAACTGATTCTTTTGGATGGAAGATGGATTCAGATTGAACGCGGTGTTTCCCCCCGTTTTGTAAGTCAAAGAAATCGTTTATAAAAAAACTAGATTTGTTTTCGCCAGGAGACCAAACGCCCGAATAAGATTTGTTTGGTGAAACGTAGTAAATCCCTGGATAGGCTGAAAATCCAGGTGCCGAGTAAATTCCAAACTCTAAGTGTTTACCTTCCATTGGAAATTGAGAACCAAAAAAATGGGAACTTTGTAGAGGTTGCGGGAGAGGTGAGTTTGGCCTGTCCATCTGCGAATAAAAATTTGGATCTTTTGCAAAGTAAAAGTGGGGGATTGGTTTGTAACGATTCCCGGAAGTGAGGCGATAGGAATTTTTTACGAGATCCAATCCATACAAAAACTCATCATCTCGTTTTTCAAAGACAAACCTTTGTCCTTTTTGGAACCCTCCGAGAGAAATGGCAGAATGGTTTTTTTCTTCTCTAGGCAAATACTGAACATCCAAATTTTGATGGGATAGACCCACAAACCAATACTCTCCCAAAAATGGATCAGGAGACAGAGAACCGGGATCTGAAGTTCGATTTGCCATCGATTGGTTTCGATTCCCTTCTGCCTTTCCCAATCTTTGTTTGGCTGGTGGGTAACTCAATGCCTCCTCCTTCCACAATTTTGCCACGAGGGATGCTTCCTTGCCCCGGAGGTTTCGTTTCCATAAGAAAAAATCCTCTCTTGTGCCTTGGGTCTTTTGTTTCCAAATGGCCACAAGTTTTGGAGAAAACCCCCGTTTTAGGAGTGTCTCTACAGAAACGTCTTTTGGCAATTTTTCGCCAGCAAACAATGACTGTACGAAGATAAACCACAAAATGAGCGCAATTTTCTGCCAATCCACCAGGATTGGGGTCAGAATTTGTTCTTTTTTTCCCTCATTCCGTTTGCTTTTTTTTCAAAAAGGGACATATTCTAGAGTAGGGCGAAAAAAAAATTCCATCTAGGGTCGGGTTTTGTCCCAGATGAATGCTAAATTGTTAATACAAACCGATAAAAACGTGAAAAAAATATTGACTTAACTTCTCATATGTTAAGTAGTGTAAACAAGCGTTTAGTATATTATTGGTATTATATTTTAGTTTTATGTCGTCTAATAAGATGACGGGGAGGAAAAACCTATGATCGTTCGATCCATCCAACAACCCGCTTACAACCGCCACAAGGATTCTGGCCTCGCAGGCCAAGGTCCAAAAAAGGGATTTGCCCAAAACCAATCCGGAAAAACCTTCGAAGAGTATCTCATGGAAGCGTTCCAAGGTGAAGTGGTCCAAAATGGAAATTGGGTATCGCCCCAACTTTCGGACTTAGGCCAAAAGAACTTAAGGAAGATGTAAGGTTCCCATCAATCTCTGGTTTCTGGTCTAGAATCAGATCCCAGGGGCCGACAATCAAAGTATGGAGAAAGTATCCATACTTTGGGCACTCGTTCGGCGTGACTACGCTTTGCAATACGCAGGTTCCTTTTTGGGAATTTC of the Leptospira biflexa serovar Patoc strain 'Patoc 1 (Paris)' genome contains:
- a CDS encoding LIC12298 family protein — translated: MIVRSIQQPAYNRHKDSGLAGQGPKKGFAQNQSGKTFEEYLMEAFQGEVVQNGNWVSPQLSDLGQKNLRKM